The following proteins come from a genomic window of Pyxidicoccus sp. MSG2:
- a CDS encoding linear amide C-N hydrolase — protein MCTDFLITATDKSAVNGRSMEFGLDLQSMLLVRAPGAKFQSLSPTGLNGLSWTVKYGYVGLTAYSDFPMVVDGLNTHGLSIGCLWLPGSTYQTVTNTSRALALEDFAGWVLGNFKDVDEVRLALTTGQAEVWEGTWLTKMLPLHFPIHDARGQSLVVEFIDGKANIYSNPVAVLTNDPPFPQQLENLGGYSNLSPWDARPVEMGGKSFAPSGHGSGLRGIPGDSTPPARFVRAAYLKQFAQPPANAAEACNLAFHILNDVDIPQGTSRSLSLKTGKEEADYTQWAVVKDLTHTVLNVRMYGNMLVYSVDLRTLDFGKAAGKTFAVPTSPTSIDLTAKLSA, from the coding sequence ATGTGCACAGACTTCCTCATCACCGCCACGGACAAGAGCGCGGTGAATGGCCGCAGCATGGAGTTCGGCCTCGACCTCCAATCCATGCTCCTGGTCCGCGCGCCCGGTGCGAAGTTCCAATCCCTCTCACCCACGGGCCTGAATGGGCTGTCGTGGACGGTGAAGTACGGGTACGTCGGCCTCACCGCGTACTCCGACTTCCCCATGGTGGTGGATGGCCTGAACACGCACGGCCTGTCGATTGGCTGCCTCTGGCTGCCCGGCTCCACCTACCAGACGGTGACGAACACCTCCCGCGCCCTGGCCCTGGAGGACTTCGCCGGGTGGGTGCTCGGCAATTTCAAGGACGTGGACGAGGTGCGGCTCGCCCTCACCACCGGACAGGCGGAGGTCTGGGAAGGCACCTGGCTCACCAAGATGCTGCCGCTGCACTTCCCCATCCACGATGCGCGCGGCCAGAGCCTCGTCGTGGAGTTCATCGACGGGAAGGCGAACATCTACTCCAACCCCGTGGCCGTCCTCACCAACGACCCTCCCTTCCCGCAGCAACTGGAGAATCTCGGTGGCTACTCCAACCTGTCGCCGTGGGACGCCAGGCCCGTGGAAATGGGCGGCAAGTCCTTCGCGCCCTCGGGACATGGCAGCGGCCTGCGCGGCATCCCCGGTGACTCGACGCCGCCCGCGCGCTTCGTGCGCGCCGCCTACCTCAAGCAGTTCGCCCAGCCTCCCGCCAACGCGGCGGAAGCGTGCAACCTGGCGTTCCACATCCTCAACGACGTCGACATCCCGCAGGGCACCAGCCGCTCGCTCAGCCTGAAGACGGGCAAGGAGGAGGCTGACTACACGCAGTGGGCCGTGGTGAAGGACCTCACCCACACCGTCCTCAACGTGCGCATGTACGGCAACATGCTCGTGTACTCCGTCGACCTGAGGACGCTCGACTTCGGCAAGGCCGCTGGGAAGACGTTCGCCGTGCCGACGAGCCCCACCTCCATCGACCTCACCGCGAAGCTGTCGGCCTGA
- a CDS encoding ankyrin repeat domain-containing protein: MTEQQNELTNLIRKINDLHYIETYNRVELPEAEYLAVLRKAQDSNAAVLDSIRRLLAEGVSLDFKTINGHTPLAVAVTQNNVELIQLLMEHGADIREEVGYDTPLHRAAEFGADRVVRFLIEQGLDPRGKTPGGRSVLFAARSSRHSKNVVPLLVELLKKTKSERPPPPKKLKELSEERVTRYLAGPAPGALEPREWEALRAFMDSVFVEEHSVTIDQLYESIEEHGAMRPHLVFACIDLIRQVSTREPKPKKVKKVSKNVSVHHGDLEVDGKLNVGSLMVTGRLTVKGSAANRQGRRLFVGGDFECDTLYTEGPVVIGGDLRARAVEAYYNDYSLEVRGVLKADTLTVERHQVTAGRFDVRERVDK; encoded by the coding sequence ATGACGGAGCAGCAGAACGAGCTGACGAACCTCATCCGGAAGATCAACGACCTCCACTACATCGAGACCTACAACCGGGTGGAACTGCCGGAGGCCGAGTACCTGGCGGTCCTGCGCAAGGCCCAGGACAGCAACGCCGCGGTGCTCGACAGCATCCGGCGGCTCCTCGCCGAGGGCGTGAGCCTCGACTTCAAGACCATCAATGGCCACACGCCCCTGGCCGTCGCAGTGACCCAGAACAACGTCGAGCTGATTCAACTCCTGATGGAGCACGGCGCCGACATCCGCGAGGAGGTGGGCTACGACACCCCGCTGCACCGGGCGGCGGAGTTCGGAGCCGACCGGGTGGTCCGGTTCCTCATCGAACAAGGGCTGGACCCGCGCGGGAAGACACCGGGCGGCAGGTCCGTCCTGTTTGCGGCGCGCAGCTCGCGTCACAGCAAGAACGTCGTCCCCCTGCTGGTCGAGCTCTTGAAGAAGACGAAGTCGGAGCGGCCACCGCCTCCGAAGAAGCTGAAGGAGCTCTCCGAGGAGCGTGTCACCCGCTACCTGGCCGGCCCCGCGCCGGGGGCGCTGGAGCCCCGTGAGTGGGAGGCGCTCCGGGCGTTCATGGACAGCGTCTTCGTGGAGGAGCACTCGGTCACCATCGACCAGCTCTACGAGAGCATCGAGGAGCACGGCGCCATGCGGCCCCACCTCGTCTTCGCCTGCATCGACCTCATCCGGCAGGTGTCGACGCGTGAACCCAAGCCCAAGAAGGTGAAGAAGGTCTCCAAGAACGTCTCCGTGCACCACGGCGACCTGGAGGTGGACGGCAAGCTGAACGTGGGCTCGCTGATGGTGACGGGCAGGCTGACGGTGAAGGGGAGTGCCGCGAACCGCCAGGGGCGCCGGTTGTTCGTGGGCGGCGACTTCGAGTGTGACACCCTCTACACGGAGGGGCCCGTGGTGATTGGAGGAGACCTCCGGGCCCGCGCCGTCGAGGCCTACTACAACGACTACAGCCTGGAGGTGCGCGGCGTGCTGAAGGCCGACACGCTGACGGTGGAGCGTCATCAGGTGACGGCGGGCCGGTTCGATGTCAGGGAGCGGGTCGACAAGTAG
- a CDS encoding alpha/beta fold hydrolase yields MKAPAKAPAVGAVEAGLLGQLAPAVTATVRWLPGGGALRVLEGGQGPTVVLLHGRGGAASTWFVYLTALARGHRVLAVDLPGFGMSSATEGALDSAEDGVRFFTEPVEELLLQLGTGPVAVVGHSLGGLVGLELALRGRVPVERLALVDAMGLGPEMLRKARLFFRAGPERLARSLGPWAWSRLMPPPPTPLGERLGALDYELLAVPEGRDAGARAFNTLVPLTGPVFHRRERLGEVKAPVLLVWGEKEDVLPPSLAEEAARRLPKARLLRVDAGHSPHQEHPERVLPELKAFLDEGLPARES; encoded by the coding sequence ATGAAGGCGCCGGCGAAGGCTCCGGCGGTGGGGGCGGTGGAGGCGGGACTGCTGGGGCAACTGGCCCCGGCGGTGACGGCGACGGTGCGCTGGCTGCCAGGGGGCGGGGCGCTGCGGGTTCTGGAGGGGGGCCAGGGCCCCACGGTGGTGCTGCTACACGGGCGAGGCGGGGCCGCGTCCACCTGGTTCGTCTACCTGACGGCACTGGCCCGGGGACACCGGGTGCTGGCGGTGGACCTTCCCGGTTTTGGGATGTCCTCGGCGACAGAGGGGGCGCTGGACTCCGCGGAGGACGGGGTGCGCTTCTTCACCGAGCCGGTGGAGGAATTGTTGCTCCAGTTGGGGACGGGGCCGGTGGCGGTGGTGGGCCACTCGCTGGGCGGGCTGGTGGGGCTGGAGTTGGCGCTTCGCGGCCGGGTGCCGGTGGAGCGGCTGGCCCTGGTGGATGCGATGGGGCTGGGGCCGGAGATGCTGCGCAAGGCGCGCCTGTTCTTCCGGGCCGGGCCGGAGCGCTTGGCGCGCTCGCTGGGGCCGTGGGCCTGGTCCCGGCTGATGCCGCCGCCTCCCACGCCGCTGGGCGAGCGGCTGGGAGCGCTGGATTATGAATTGCTCGCGGTGCCGGAAGGCCGGGACGCGGGGGCGCGGGCGTTCAACACGCTGGTGCCGCTGACGGGGCCCGTGTTCCACCGACGGGAGCGACTGGGTGAGGTGAAGGCGCCGGTGCTGCTCGTATGGGGTGAGAAGGAGGATGTGCTGCCTCCGTCGCTCGCGGAGGAGGCGGCGCGGCGGCTTCCGAAGGCGAGGCTGTTGCGCGTGGACGCGGGGCACAGTCCCCACCAGGAGCACCCCGAGCGCGTGCTCCCGGAGCTGAAGGCGTTCCTGGATGAGGGGCTGCCCGCTCGCGAGTCGTAG
- a CDS encoding AAA family ATPase, which produces MLNQETGKVIVGQRYMLERILIGLLCNGHVLLEGVPGLAKTLTVRTVADALSATFMRIQFTPDLLPADVVGTMIYNQQAANFTVRKGPIFANIVLADEINRAPAKVQSALLEAMAERQVTIGDQSFGLPSPFLVLATQNPIEQEGTYPLPEAQVDRFMLKVKVGYPTRDEEKVIMDRMSGGTTPRAQKVINLEHLVRARELVHHIYMDEKVKEYILNVVFATREPNKYGLKDLADYIQFGASPRATISLAQAARAHAFLRHRGFVTPEDVKAIAFDVLRHRIAMTYEAEAEELTTEKIIQRVFDRVEVP; this is translated from the coding sequence ATCCTCAACCAGGAGACCGGCAAGGTCATCGTCGGCCAGCGCTACATGCTGGAGCGCATCCTCATCGGCCTGCTCTGCAACGGGCACGTGCTGCTCGAAGGTGTCCCCGGCCTCGCGAAGACGCTCACCGTGCGCACCGTGGCGGACGCGCTCAGCGCCACCTTCATGCGCATCCAGTTCACCCCGGACCTGCTGCCCGCGGACGTGGTGGGCACGATGATCTACAACCAGCAGGCCGCGAACTTCACCGTCCGCAAGGGCCCCATCTTCGCGAACATCGTCCTCGCGGACGAAATCAACCGCGCCCCCGCCAAGGTGCAGTCCGCCCTCCTGGAGGCCATGGCCGAGCGCCAGGTCACCATCGGCGACCAGTCCTTCGGTCTGCCCTCGCCGTTCCTCGTGCTGGCCACCCAGAACCCGATTGAACAGGAAGGTACCTACCCGCTGCCCGAGGCGCAGGTAGACCGCTTCATGCTCAAGGTGAAGGTGGGCTACCCCACGCGCGACGAGGAGAAGGTCATCATGGACCGGATGTCCGGCGGCACCACGCCCCGGGCGCAGAAGGTCATCAACCTGGAGCACCTGGTCCGCGCCCGCGAGCTCGTCCACCACATCTACATGGACGAGAAGGTGAAGGAGTACATCCTCAACGTGGTGTTCGCCACGCGCGAGCCCAACAAGTACGGCCTCAAGGACCTGGCGGACTACATCCAGTTCGGCGCCTCGCCGCGCGCCACCATCTCCCTCGCGCAGGCCGCGCGCGCCCACGCCTTCCTGCGCCACCGCGGCTTCGTCACCCCCGAGGACGTGAAGGCGATTGCCTTCGATGTGCTCCGCCACCGCATCGCCATGACGTACGAGGCGGAGGCCGAGGAGCTCACCACGGAGAAGATCATCCAGCGCGTGTTCGACCGCGTCGAAGTCCCCTGA
- a CDS encoding DUF58 domain-containing protein produces the protein MLPKDLIRRIRKLEIRTRKVVSDMLAGQYHSVFKGRGMAFSEVRQYQPGDEIRIIDWNVTARMNEAYVKVFTEERELTVMLLVDVSASKEFGSKERTKAEIAAEVAAQIAFSAIANNDRVGLILFSDRVEKVVPPRKGRTHVLRLVSDILTFQPQGKGTDLSTGLTYLTQVAKRKAVTFLISDFQARDYEKPLRLVGRKHDLVPVVVEDPLEEAFPRLGLVEMEDPESGERFVVDTSDPRVRGRFARAMQTARDERRKLFKKLELDHVELRAGDDHGKALAQFFRARARRMAA, from the coding sequence GTGCTTCCCAAGGACCTCATCCGCCGCATCCGCAAGCTGGAGATTCGCACCCGCAAGGTGGTCTCCGACATGCTCGCGGGTCAGTACCACTCGGTCTTCAAGGGCCGCGGCATGGCCTTCTCCGAGGTGCGCCAGTACCAGCCCGGTGACGAGATTCGCATCATCGACTGGAACGTCACCGCACGCATGAACGAGGCCTACGTCAAGGTCTTCACCGAGGAGCGCGAGCTGACGGTGATGCTCCTGGTGGACGTGTCCGCCTCGAAGGAGTTCGGCTCCAAGGAGCGCACCAAGGCGGAGATTGCCGCCGAGGTCGCCGCGCAGATTGCCTTCAGCGCGATTGCGAACAACGACCGGGTGGGGCTCATCCTCTTCTCGGACCGGGTGGAGAAGGTGGTGCCGCCGCGCAAGGGCCGCACGCACGTGCTGCGGCTGGTCAGCGACATCCTCACCTTCCAGCCGCAGGGGAAGGGGACGGACCTGTCCACGGGGCTCACGTACCTGACGCAGGTGGCGAAGCGGAAGGCCGTCACGTTCCTCATCTCCGACTTCCAGGCGCGCGACTACGAGAAGCCGCTGCGGCTGGTGGGGCGCAAGCACGACCTGGTGCCGGTGGTGGTGGAGGACCCGTTGGAGGAGGCCTTCCCGCGACTGGGGCTGGTGGAGATGGAGGACCCGGAGTCGGGCGAGCGCTTCGTGGTGGACACCAGCGACCCGCGCGTGCGCGGCCGTTTCGCGCGCGCCATGCAGACCGCGCGCGACGAGCGCCGCAAGCTGTTCAAGAAGCTGGAGCTGGACCACGTGGAGCTGCGGGCCGGCGATGACCACGGCAAGGCGCTCGCGCAGTTCTTCCGCGCGCGGGCCCGGAGGATGGCGGCGTGA
- a CDS encoding vWA domain-containing protein: MPPLPTFNNPEALWGLLLVPLLLVQAWRERRARATLRFSAAHVFARNGKGLRTYLLPLLPLLRAAAVAAAIFAIARPQARDSRVRDLSVEGIDIVVALDLSTSMEAGDFRPQNRLHVAKEVLSEFIANRVNDRIGLVVFAGAAYTQAPLTLDYGVLKEVIKQLRTRVLEDGTAIGDALATSLNRLRDSEAKSRVVVLITDGDNNAGKISPMDSANMAHSLNVPIYTILVGKGGKVPFPQGTDLFGNTVWRETEIPINPELMQDIADRTGGEYYRATDPEGLRAGLQKVLDSLERSKLMEGGASATYREEFHPFLLAAFGLAALELLLRASFLRVFP, from the coding sequence ATGCCGCCGCTCCCCACGTTCAATAACCCCGAGGCGCTCTGGGGGCTGCTGCTCGTGCCGCTGCTGCTGGTGCAGGCGTGGCGGGAGCGGCGCGCCCGCGCCACGCTGCGCTTCTCCGCCGCGCACGTCTTCGCCCGCAACGGCAAGGGGCTGCGCACGTACCTGCTGCCCCTGCTCCCACTGCTGCGCGCGGCGGCGGTGGCCGCGGCCATCTTCGCCATTGCCCGGCCCCAGGCGCGCGACTCGCGCGTGCGGGACTTGTCGGTGGAGGGCATCGACATCGTGGTGGCGCTCGACCTGTCCACCTCCATGGAGGCCGGAGACTTCCGCCCGCAGAACCGCCTGCACGTGGCGAAGGAAGTGCTCAGCGAGTTCATCGCCAACCGGGTGAATGACCGCATCGGCCTGGTGGTGTTCGCGGGCGCGGCCTACACGCAGGCGCCGCTGACGCTGGACTACGGCGTGCTGAAGGAGGTCATCAAGCAGTTGCGCACGCGCGTGCTGGAGGACGGCACGGCCATTGGCGACGCGCTGGCCACGTCGCTCAACCGCCTGCGCGACTCGGAGGCGAAGAGCCGCGTGGTGGTGCTGATTACCGACGGTGACAACAACGCCGGGAAGATTTCGCCCATGGACTCGGCGAACATGGCCCACTCGCTCAACGTGCCCATCTACACGATCCTGGTGGGCAAGGGCGGCAAGGTGCCCTTCCCGCAGGGCACCGACCTGTTCGGCAACACCGTGTGGCGCGAGACGGAGATTCCCATCAACCCGGAGCTGATGCAGGACATCGCGGACCGCACCGGCGGTGAGTACTACCGCGCCACGGACCCGGAGGGCCTGCGCGCGGGCCTGCAGAAGGTGCTCGACTCGCTGGAGCGCTCGAAGCTGATGGAGGGCGGCGCCAGCGCCACCTACCGCGAGGAGTTCCACCCGTTCCTGCTGGCCGCCTTCGGCCTCGCCGCGCTGGAGTTGCTCCTGCGCGCTTCCTTCCTGAGGGTCTTCCCGTGA
- a CDS encoding VWA domain-containing protein yields MTPVEAWRFTLLGYQVGLAQPFYLLLVGLGVLLGLLALVGALRRSSRVRALLNERHAERFTPGVSVWRPAVQGGMYGLGLALFGFALAQPQCGTKSELTKRRGIDVVVALDASKSMLARDVQPSRLERAKLELTTLLDELKGDRVGLVVFAGDAFIQSPLTSDYSAVKLFLRAVDPEVMPQGGTNVGAALKLSKQVLDNADRGSKERVVVLLSDGEDLFGEVAEATEALKEANVPVLAVGVGSESGEPIPVYDRRGEFVDYKKDAAGETVITRLDRAGLTTIAEGSGGAFFYQPRGVAMAQVVERIDQMQKSELESRVTVRYDERFQSFAIPGLALLALGMLLLPSSRRRSSP; encoded by the coding sequence GTGACGCCCGTGGAAGCCTGGCGCTTCACACTGCTCGGCTACCAGGTGGGGCTTGCCCAGCCCTTCTATCTGCTGCTGGTGGGGTTGGGCGTGCTGCTGGGGCTGCTCGCGCTGGTGGGCGCGCTGCGACGCTCCTCCCGCGTGCGCGCGCTGCTCAACGAGCGCCACGCGGAGCGCTTCACCCCGGGCGTCTCGGTGTGGCGGCCGGCGGTGCAGGGCGGCATGTACGGGCTGGGGCTGGCGCTCTTCGGCTTCGCGCTCGCGCAGCCGCAGTGTGGCACCAAGAGCGAGCTGACGAAGCGCCGCGGCATCGACGTGGTGGTGGCGCTGGACGCGTCCAAGTCCATGCTCGCGCGCGACGTGCAGCCCAGCCGCCTGGAGCGCGCGAAGCTGGAGCTCACGACGCTGCTGGATGAGTTGAAGGGCGACCGCGTGGGCCTGGTGGTGTTCGCGGGCGACGCGTTCATCCAGTCGCCGCTGACGTCGGACTACTCGGCGGTGAAGCTGTTCCTGCGCGCGGTGGACCCGGAGGTGATGCCCCAGGGCGGCACCAACGTGGGCGCGGCGCTGAAGCTGTCGAAGCAGGTGCTGGACAACGCGGACCGCGGCTCGAAGGAGCGCGTGGTGGTGCTGCTGTCGGACGGCGAGGACCTCTTCGGCGAGGTGGCCGAGGCCACCGAGGCGCTGAAGGAAGCGAATGTCCCGGTGCTGGCGGTGGGCGTGGGCTCCGAGTCCGGTGAGCCCATCCCCGTCTACGACAGGCGCGGCGAGTTCGTGGACTACAAGAAGGACGCGGCCGGCGAGACGGTGATTACGCGGTTGGACCGCGCGGGCCTGACGACCATCGCCGAGGGCTCCGGCGGGGCCTTCTTCTACCAGCCGCGCGGCGTGGCCATGGCGCAGGTGGTGGAGCGCATCGACCAGATGCAGAAGAGCGAGCTGGAGAGCCGGGTGACGGTCCGCTACGACGAGCGCTTCCAGTCCTTCGCCATTCCGGGGCTGGCGCTGCTCGCGCTGGGCATGCTGCTCCTACCGTCCTCGCGCCGGAGGTCCTCGCCGTGA
- a CDS encoding tetratricopeptide repeat protein — MSARLESPSRASRAARLLTWTLVVALALPTSAGAAGPLQKDHPLVEQGREAYTAGRYEDALAAFEAAKKEVPNDPAVDFNRADALAKLGRVPEAQEAFRGVTESNRPDLRQKAWYNLGNLYATTGDKQEALKSYRRALTLDPQDVQARHNYEVVLRDVPPQQQKSQPDGGADGGSDGGSDGGRPDAGQDGGTRGDGGTPQDGGMDGGADGGADGGSADGGADGGADGGQGDGGSDGGADGGADGGQQGPQQKGDGGADGGADGGQDEGEGESQDGGSDGGSAGEEDAEESRDGGASPTDVDRQEAERLLDAMKQNEKNLQLWRFQQKKKQRKPNEKDW, encoded by the coding sequence GTGAGCGCGCGTCTGGAGTCACCGAGCCGAGCGAGCCGCGCCGCGCGCTTGCTGACCTGGACGCTGGTGGTGGCGCTCGCGCTGCCGACGTCCGCGGGGGCGGCGGGGCCGCTGCAGAAGGACCACCCGCTGGTGGAGCAGGGCCGCGAGGCCTACACCGCGGGCCGCTACGAGGACGCGCTGGCTGCCTTCGAGGCTGCGAAGAAGGAAGTGCCCAATGACCCGGCGGTGGACTTCAACCGTGCGGACGCGCTGGCGAAGCTGGGGCGCGTCCCCGAGGCGCAGGAGGCCTTCCGTGGGGTGACGGAGTCCAACCGTCCCGACCTGCGGCAGAAGGCCTGGTACAACCTGGGCAACCTGTACGCCACCACGGGAGACAAGCAGGAGGCGTTGAAGTCCTACCGGCGCGCGCTGACGCTAGACCCGCAGGACGTGCAGGCCCGGCACAACTACGAGGTCGTGCTGCGCGACGTGCCACCTCAGCAGCAGAAGAGCCAACCCGACGGCGGCGCGGATGGCGGCTCCGACGGAGGCAGTGACGGTGGGCGCCCGGATGCGGGCCAGGACGGAGGCACGCGCGGCGATGGTGGCACCCCGCAGGACGGGGGCATGGATGGTGGCGCGGACGGCGGCGCGGATGGTGGCAGCGCGGATGGTGGCGCGGACGGCGGCGCGGATGGAGGCCAGGGCGACGGTGGCAGTGACGGCGGCGCGGATGGCGGCGCGGACGGCGGGCAGCAGGGGCCGCAGCAGAAGGGCGACGGCGGTGCCGACGGCGGCGCGGATGGTGGCCAGGACGAGGGTGAGGGTGAATCGCAGGACGGTGGCAGTGACGGGGGCAGCGCGGGAGAAGAGGACGCGGAGGAGTCCCGTGATGGCGGGGCGAGCCCGACGGACGTCGACCGGCAGGAAGCGGAGCGCCTGCTGGATGCGATGAAGCAGAACGAGAAGAATCTCCAGCTCTGGCGTTTCCAGCAGAAGAAGAAGCAGAGGAAGCCCAATGAGAAGGACTGGTAG
- a CDS encoding BatD family protein — translation MRRTGSARGALLAVLALLATAPAWANDDLDFYQTVDREEVGSQDTFRLTVVVVDAPPNAQVQLPESEDFEVLSSSRSSQRSISLSGGGPAVIQDVTRYVLVMRANRAGRLTIPPSQITVRGKTYRTRPVELSVRTGRLSSPPSGSSGSSLPDPFASAPSQQRPDPFGEELDADEPTIPRGDSDLFLRASLDRDEVYVGEQVTLSLYIYSRVDLSSVDSVTMPKLEGFWTEEVESPTQLSGEQKIVDGIPYRAYLLRRRALFPVKPGTLSITAAEADITTGFLFAGHRVHRVSNALKVKVRPLPPGAPPGMANAQVGTWRLSMDVSQTRVELGQPVTVKVILEGVGNVKNVTPPKLTGPAALKIYDPTTTDKVAPQRNRVQGRRVVEYLVMPQRTGTFTLPALEFPYFDPRQQAYEVARTDAVTITVEAGAGGVSALPSSPSHVADAANEQKNVLTAGGLRPVRYQAKFVAPSEPPWKRGFFVPAVLAPLGLLLGVALIGGVRGRLATRTEADRGRQQAKAARKRLAEAEKLQGGANVGAFYAEVEKALHGFLEARLGVPVGGLTREVLAERLAAKGADAERRSRVLFVLEACDLGRYGGGGNPAERQKVMDAAMAAMEGWA, via the coding sequence ATGAGAAGGACTGGTAGCGCCCGCGGGGCCCTGCTGGCCGTGCTCGCCCTGCTGGCCACCGCGCCGGCGTGGGCGAACGACGACCTGGATTTCTACCAGACGGTGGACCGCGAAGAGGTGGGCAGCCAGGACACCTTCCGCCTCACGGTGGTGGTGGTGGACGCGCCGCCCAACGCGCAGGTGCAGTTGCCGGAGTCGGAGGACTTCGAGGTCCTCTCCAGCTCGCGCAGCAGCCAGCGCTCCATCTCCCTGTCCGGCGGCGGCCCGGCCGTCATCCAGGACGTCACCCGGTACGTGCTGGTGATGCGGGCCAATCGCGCCGGGCGGCTGACGATTCCGCCCTCGCAAATCACGGTGCGCGGGAAGACGTACCGCACGCGGCCGGTGGAGCTGTCGGTGAGGACGGGCCGGCTGAGCTCGCCGCCCTCGGGCAGTTCCGGAAGCTCGTTGCCGGACCCGTTCGCCAGCGCGCCCTCGCAGCAGCGGCCGGACCCGTTCGGCGAGGAGCTGGATGCGGACGAGCCCACGATTCCGCGCGGGGACTCGGACCTGTTCCTGCGCGCGAGCCTGGACCGGGACGAGGTGTACGTCGGCGAGCAGGTGACGCTGTCGCTCTACATCTACTCGCGGGTGGACCTGTCGAGCGTGGACTCCGTCACCATGCCCAAGCTGGAAGGCTTCTGGACGGAGGAGGTGGAGAGCCCCACGCAGCTGTCCGGCGAGCAGAAGATTGTCGACGGTATTCCCTACCGCGCCTACCTGCTGCGCCGCCGCGCGCTCTTCCCGGTGAAGCCCGGCACGCTGTCCATCACCGCCGCGGAGGCGGACATCACCACCGGCTTCCTCTTCGCCGGCCACCGCGTGCACCGCGTGTCCAACGCGCTGAAGGTGAAGGTGCGGCCGCTGCCGCCGGGCGCGCCCCCGGGCATGGCCAACGCGCAGGTGGGCACCTGGCGGCTGTCCATGGACGTGTCGCAGACGCGCGTGGAGCTGGGCCAGCCCGTCACGGTGAAGGTCATCCTGGAGGGCGTGGGCAACGTGAAGAACGTCACCCCGCCGAAGCTCACCGGCCCCGCCGCGCTCAAAATCTATGACCCCACCACGACGGACAAGGTGGCGCCCCAGCGCAACCGCGTGCAGGGCCGCCGCGTGGTGGAGTACCTGGTGATGCCGCAGCGCACGGGCACCTTCACGCTGCCCGCGCTGGAGTTCCCGTACTTCGACCCGCGCCAGCAGGCCTACGAGGTGGCCCGCACGGACGCGGTGACGATTACGGTGGAGGCGGGTGCGGGCGGTGTGTCGGCGCTGCCCTCGTCGCCGTCGCACGTGGCGGACGCGGCCAACGAGCAGAAGAACGTGCTGACGGCGGGCGGGCTGCGGCCGGTGCGCTACCAGGCGAAGTTCGTGGCCCCGTCCGAGCCCCCGTGGAAGCGCGGCTTCTTCGTGCCGGCGGTGCTGGCGCCGCTGGGGCTGTTGCTGGGCGTGGCGCTCATCGGCGGGGTGCGCGGCAGGCTGGCCACCCGGACGGAGGCGGACCGCGGCCGGCAGCAGGCGAAGGCCGCGCGCAAGCGTCTGGCGGAGGCGGAGAAGCTGCAGGGCGGCGCCAACGTGGGCGCCTTCTACGCGGAGGTGGAGAAGGCGCTGCACGGCTTCCTGGAGGCGCGGCTGGGCGTTCCGGTGGGCGGCCTCACCCGCGAGGTGCTCGCCGAGCGGCTGGCGGCGAAGGGCGCGGACGCGGAGCGACGCTCGCGGGTGCTCTTCGTGCTGGAGGCGTGTGATCTCGGCCGCTACGGCGGCGGCGGCAACCCGGCGGAGCGGCAGAAGGTGATGGATGCCGCGATGGCGGCCATGGAGGGTTGGGCGTGA
- a CDS encoding SH3 domain-containing protein, with protein sequence MSGYYTPEEAQDVFLKANEAYAREDYAAAQQGYEKLLSHGHGGPDVLYNLGTSHLARGDLGRAVLALEQAKKEGARAPDLEANLAVARARQVDKVVGATAEEEFLPRVTAATDGTVVAWTFLGTWVAAFALVLLWRALRPGRRTAVGIMAALLFTVAVPSGLLLAAHAWVEETVHEAVVLAPTLVARELPQAGARSIFEVHAGLKVRLLEETGRFVRIRLPNGLEGWAEREGVAEI encoded by the coding sequence GTGAGCGGCTACTACACGCCGGAAGAGGCGCAGGACGTCTTCCTGAAGGCCAATGAGGCGTACGCGCGCGAGGACTACGCGGCGGCGCAGCAGGGCTACGAGAAGCTCCTGTCCCACGGCCACGGCGGACCGGACGTGCTCTACAACCTGGGCACCTCGCACCTGGCGCGGGGAGACCTGGGCCGGGCGGTGCTGGCGCTGGAGCAGGCGAAGAAGGAGGGCGCCCGCGCGCCGGACCTGGAGGCCAACCTGGCCGTGGCCCGCGCGCGTCAGGTGGACAAGGTGGTGGGCGCCACGGCGGAGGAGGAGTTCCTCCCGCGGGTGACGGCGGCCACGGACGGCACGGTGGTGGCGTGGACCTTCCTGGGCACCTGGGTGGCGGCCTTCGCGCTGGTGCTGCTGTGGCGCGCGCTGCGCCCGGGCCGGCGCACGGCGGTGGGCATCATGGCCGCGCTGCTCTTCACGGTGGCGGTGCCCTCCGGGCTGCTGCTGGCCGCCCACGCGTGGGTGGAGGAGACGGTGCACGAGGCCGTCGTCCTGGCCCCCACGTTGGTGGCGCGCGAGCTGCCCCAGGCCGGCGCCCGCTCCATCTTCGAGGTCCACGCCGGCCTCAAGGTGCGGCTGCTGGAGGAGACCGGCCGCTTCGTCCGCATCCGCCTCCCCAATGGCCTGGAGGGCTGGGCCGAGCGCGAAGGCGTGGCGGAAATCTGA